TTGACAGTATTGACGCAGAGATTCTGTTTAGAACGCCCACAATTAGCAAAACCCCACAGACGGATTCTGCGAGAATGATAGGTATTGTCATTTCTACTGGCATGCCAAGACTGTTTACAAATCCACCAAAGCCTGGATTTGCAGCCTTGCCTAGCCCATGTACCAAAAATATCACGCCTACTGCCAATCTTAGGCCTAGGTGAGTGATGTCATTGAGTT
The DNA window shown above is from Nitrososphaerota archaeon and carries:
- a CDS encoding DoxX family protein, producing the protein MEANIREGKLNDITHLGLRLAVGVIFLVHGLGKAANPGFGGFVNSLGMPVEMTIPIILAESVCGVLLIVGVLNRISASILSIIMLGAIFHVKKAENFTGQGGYEFDLILLAANLSIITMGPGRISIAHIAKKIPRVLH